In Macaca nemestrina isolate mMacNem1 chromosome 11, mMacNem.hap1, whole genome shotgun sequence, a single window of DNA contains:
- the LOC105468265 gene encoding zinc finger protein 804A isoform X2: MECLGTIGLVLLDYAEKENTIAKALEDLKANFYCELCDKQYYKHQEFDNHINSYDHAHKQRLKELKQREFARNVASKSRKDERKQEKALQRLHKLAELRKETVCAPGSGPMFKSTTVTVRENCKNEISQRVVVDSVNNQHDFKYTLIHSEENSKDATTVAEDPESANNYTAKNNQVGDQAQGIHRHKIGFSFAFPKKASMKLESSAAAFSEYSDDASVGKGFSRKSRFVPSACHLQLSSPTDVLLSSEEKTNSFHPPEAMCTDKETVQTQEIKEVSSEKDTLLLPSFCKLQLQLSSDADNCQNSVPLADQIPLEGVVINEDIPVSGNSSELLGNKSTVLDMSNDCISVQATTEENVKHNEASATEAENKNDPKTVAPSNTEEVSITINKKTNFCKRQCEPFVPVLNKHRSTVLQWPSEMLVYTTTKPSISYSCNPLCFDFKSTKVNNNLDKNKPALNDLCSQQKQEDICMGPVSDCKDVSTEGLTDYEIGSSKNKHTQVTPLSADDILSSSCNFGKNENMGQRYKNISCKIRETEKYNFTKSQIKQGTLDEKYNKIRLKETHEYWFHKSRRKKKRKKLCQHHHMEKTKESETRCKMEAESSYTENAGKYLLEPISEKQYLAAEQLLDSHQLLDKRPKSESISLSDNEEMCKTWNTEYNTYDTIGSKNQCKKNTILFNGQSNPRMIHSGKHNLTYSRTYCCWKTKMSSCSRDHRSLVLQHDMKCVSQNQAVKRGYNSVMNESERFYRKRRQHSHSYSSDESLNRQNHLPEEFLRPPSTSVAPCKPKKKRRRKRGRFHPGFETLELKENTDYPMKDNSSLSPLDRLISEDKKEKMKPQEVAKIEMNSEQTNQLRNKLSFHPSNLLPSETNGETEHLEMETTSGELSDVSNDPTTSVYIASAPTKEALDNTLLEHKERSENININEKQIPLKVPNIERNFRQSPPISYLCHYELAEALPQGRMNETPTEWLRCNSGILNTQPPLPFKEAHVSGHTFVTTEQILAPLALPEQALLIPLENHDKFKNVPCEVYQHILQPNMLANKVKFTFPSAALPPPSTPLQPLPLQQSLCSTSVTTIHHTVLQQHAAAAAAAAAAAAAGTFKVLQPHQQFLSQIPALTRTSLPQLSVGPVGPRLCPGNQPTFVAPPQMPIIPASVLHPSHLAFPSLPHALFPSLLSPHPTVIPLQPLF; the protein is encoded by the coding sequence tgCTCCTGGAAGTGGCCCCATGTTCAAATCAACAACTGTTACTGTGAGAGAAAACTGTAAAAATGAAATTTCCCAACGAGTTGTTGTGGATTCAGTTAATAACCAGCATGATTTCAAATATACTTTGATTCATAGTGAAGAGAATAGTAAAGATGCTACCACTGTTGCTGAGGATCCAGAAAGTGCAAATAATTATACAGCAAAAAATAACCAAGTTGGGGATCAAGCCCAGGGGATTCACAGACACAAAATCggcttttcttttgcatttccaaaGAAAGCGTCCATGAAGCTAGAGTCCTCCGCTGCAGCGTTCTCTGAATACAGTGATGATGCCTCAGTGGGAAAAGGATTTAGCAGAAAAAGTAGATTTGTCCCCAGTGCTTGTCATCTTCAACTATCGTCACCAACAGATGTACTTTTGAGTTCTGAAGAGAAAACTAACTCTTTTCACCCACCAGAGGCAATGTGCACAGACAAAGAAACTGTTCAAACTCAAGAGATAAAAGAAGTCTCTAGTGAAAAAGATACATTATTATTACCTTCATTTTGCAAACTTCAACTTCAGTTATCTTCTGATGCAGATAATTGTCAAAATTCAGTCCCATTAGCAGATCAAATACCACTGGAGGGTGTTGTTattaatgaagacatacctgtgAGTGGTAACAGTTCTGAGTTGTTAGGAAATAAATCCACAGTTCTTGACATGTCTAATGATTGCATATCTGTGCAAGCTACCACAGAGGAAAATGTTAAGCATAACGAGGCATCCGCAACTgaggctgaaaataaaaatgatcccAAGACAGTGGCCCCTTCAAATACTGAAGAGGTTAGTATaactataaataagaaaacaaatttctgcaAAAGACAATGTGAGCCATTTGTACCTGTCCTTAACAAACACAGATCTACAGTTCTTCAGTGGCCATCAGAAATGCTGGTTTATACAACTACTAAACCATCAATTTCCTATAGCTGTAATCCTCTATGTTTTGACTTCAAGTCTACTAAAGTAAATAATAATCTAGACAAAAATAAGCCAGCTTTAAATGATCTTTGTTCTCAGCAGAAGCAAGAAGATATTTGCATGGGACCAGTTTCAGATTGCAAGGATGTATCTACAGAAGGACTCACTGATTATGAAATTGGAAGTAGCAAAAATAAACACACCCAAGTCACTCCTCTTTCGGCTGATGATATTCTCTCCAGTAGTTGTAATTTTGGAAAAAATGAGAATATGGGTCAGAGgtataaaaatatttcctgtaagatcagagaaacagaaaagtataatTTTACTAAAAGTCAAATAAAACAGGGCACTCTagatgaaaaatacaacaaaataaggTTGAAAGAGACTCATGAATACTGGTTCCataaaagtagaaggaagaaaaaaagaaaaaagttatgcCAGCATCATCATATGGAGAAAACCAAAGAATCAGAAACTCGCTGCAAAATGGAAGCAGAGAGTAGTTACACTGAGAATGCTGGGAAATATCTACTGGAACCAATTTCAGAAAAGCAGTATTTAGCTGCAGAGCAATTATTAGACTCACATCAGCTACTTGATAAAAGGCCCAAATCAGAATCCATATCCTTAAGTGACAACGAAGAAATGTGTAAAACATGGAATACCGAATACAACACTTATGATACTATCGGTTCTAAAAACCAGTGTAAAAAGAACACAATACTTTTCAATGGACAATCAAATCCAAGAATGATACATTCTGGGAAACATAATTTAACATATTCTAGAACTTACTGTTGTTGGAAAACCAAAATGTCAAGTTGTAGTCGGGATCACAGAAGCTTAGTTCTTCAACATGATATGAAATGCGTGAGTCAGAATCAGGCTGTTAAAAGAGGTTACAATTCTGTCATGAATGAATCAGAAAGATTCTATCGAAAACGTAGACAACATTCACATTCTTATTCTTCAGATGAAAGTTTGAATCGACAGAATCATTTACCAGAAGAATTTTTGAGGCCACCAAGTACTTCAGTTGCTCCCTGTAAACCTAAAAAGAAACGGAGGCGAAAAAGAGGCAGATTCCATCCCGGATTTGAAACTTTAGAACTCAAAGAAAATACGGATTATCCCATGAAAGACAATTCTTCCTTAAGTCCTCTGGATAGGTTAATAAGtgaagacaaaaaagagaaaatgaaaccacaggaagttgcaaaaatcGAAATGAACTCAGAACAAACAAACCAATTAAGAAACAAACTGTCTTTCCACCCTAGCAATCTCCTTCCTTCTGAAACCAATGGTGAAACTGAGCATTTAGAAATGGAGACCACTTCTGGTGAATTGTCAGATGTTTCTAATGATCCCACCACATCTGTCTATATAGCTAGTGCTCCAACAAAAGAAGCACTTGACAATACCTTGCttgaacacaaagaaagaagtgaaaatataaatattaatgaaaagcAAATTCCTCTTAAGGTGCCTAATATTGAACGGAACTTTAGACAGTCACCGCCTATATCCTATCTTTGCCATTATGAACTGGCTGAGGCCCTTCCACAAGGAAGGATGAATGAGACGCCAACTGAGTGGCTGCGTTGTAATTCAGGAATCCTTAACACACAACCACCATTACCATTCAAGGAAGCACATGTGAGTGGTCATACCTTTGTAACAACTGAGCAAATCCTGGCTCCATTAGCTTTACCAGAGCAAGCATTATTGATCCCACTAGAAAACCATGACAAATTCAAAAACGTACCATGTGAGGTCTACCAGCACATTCTACAGCCAAACATGCTGGCCAACAAGGTTAAATTTACCTTTCCTTCAGCTGCCCTCCCACCCCCTAGCACACCTCTGCAGCCTTTGCCTTTGCAGCAGTCCTTATGTTCTACCTCTGTAACCACTATCCATCACACTGTCTTGCAGCAGCACGCTGCAGCTGCTGCAGCTGCCGCTGCAGCCGCAGCTGCAGGAACCTTTAAAGTGCTTCAGCCACACCAACAGTTTCTTTCCCAAATCCCAGCTCTCACCAGAACCTCATTACCTCAGCTCTCAGTAGGACCAGTAGGACCGAGGCTTTGTCCTGGGAACCAGCCAACTTTTGTTGCTCCTCCTCAGATGCCAATCATTCCAGCTTCTGTTCTTCATCCTAGCCATCTCGCTTTCCCATCTTTACCCCATGCGCTCTTTCCTTCACTGCTTTCCCCACACCCTACTGTCATCCCTTTGCAACCTCTCTTCTAG